In one Sphingobacterium daejeonense genomic region, the following are encoded:
- the pdxA gene encoding 4-hydroxythreonine-4-phosphate dehydrogenase PdxA produces MSEKLKIGISVGDINGIGLEVIIKSLMDSRVMDFFTPIVYGNTKVASFHRKAIGVNDFSFNVINSADQANPKRPNMINCWQEDVKISLGEQNEIGGKYAFISLQRATEDLKAGVIDALVTAPINKHNIQQEGFNFPGHTEYLQNAFDAKDVLMFMVSDELRVGVVTGHIPVKEVSVAISEDSILHKLRMMNESLKKDFWIQKPKIAVLGLNPHAGDDGLIGTEDRDIIRPAIEKANAEDIFCFGPFPADGFFAADAYNKFDAVLAMYHDQGLIPFKHIAARNGINFTAGLPVVRTSPDHGTGYDIAGKNLASNASFLEAIFEAVHIVNRRREQEVLTENPLAFRRLSKDRD; encoded by the coding sequence ATGAGTGAAAAATTAAAAATTGGTATTTCTGTAGGTGATATAAACGGGATTGGTTTAGAGGTTATTATCAAATCCTTGATGGATAGCAGGGTAATGGATTTCTTTACACCGATTGTTTATGGAAACACTAAAGTTGCTTCATTTCATCGTAAAGCGATTGGCGTTAATGATTTTAGTTTTAATGTAATCAATTCAGCGGACCAAGCAAATCCTAAACGTCCCAATATGATTAATTGTTGGCAAGAGGATGTCAAGATTTCCCTTGGAGAGCAAAATGAAATTGGCGGTAAATATGCTTTTATATCCTTACAACGTGCTACTGAGGATTTGAAAGCGGGGGTAATTGATGCTTTGGTTACTGCCCCGATCAACAAACACAATATTCAACAAGAAGGGTTTAATTTTCCTGGACATACCGAATACTTACAAAATGCATTTGATGCAAAGGACGTATTGATGTTTATGGTTAGTGACGAATTGAGGGTAGGTGTAGTAACAGGTCATATTCCTGTCAAAGAGGTCTCGGTAGCTATTTCTGAGGATAGTATCCTTCATAAGTTAAGAATGATGAACGAAAGCCTTAAGAAGGATTTCTGGATTCAGAAGCCTAAGATTGCTGTTTTGGGATTGAACCCCCATGCAGGCGATGATGGTCTTATTGGTACAGAAGATCGTGATATTATCCGACCTGCTATCGAAAAGGCGAATGCTGAGGATATCTTTTGTTTTGGGCCTTTTCCAGCGGATGGATTCTTTGCAGCAGATGCGTATAACAAGTTTGATGCGGTTTTGGCGATGTATCATGATCAAGGCTTGATTCCTTTCAAACATATCGCTGCTCGCAATGGTATTAACTTTACTGCTGGTCTTCCAGTTGTTCGTACGTCACCAGACCATGGTACGGGTTATGATATCGCTGGGAAGAACTTAGCCTCCAATGCATCTTTCTTGGAAGCTATTTTTGAAGCTGTTCATATTGTAAATAGACGCAGAGAACAAGAAGTACTTACTGAAAATCCACTTGCCTTCCGCCGATTGTCAAAAGATCGCGATTAG
- a CDS encoding CCA tRNA nucleotidyltransferase, with protein sequence MSENLSHPIFPIIKELAQTEQVACFVIGGYVRDRIMGRPFKDDIDILVLGSGIDFANKLGEKLNTKVAVYKSFGTAMLVYQGLQVEFVGARKESYRKDSRKPIVEDGTLEDDQNRRDFTINAMAFSLNSANYGELVDPFNGVEDIKNRIIRTPLAPDITFSDDPLRMMRAIRFATQLNFRIEAQALNAISEQADRIQIISKERIADELNKIILAEKPSIGFKYLFDTGLLEKIFPAMYDLHGVEYIDGKGHKDNFYHTLEVLDNVAEMSSDLWLRWAAIMHDIAKPATKRFDKKIGWTFHGHEDRGAKMVPKLFADLKLPLNEKMKFVQKLVLLHLRPIVLVKDIVTDSAVRRLLFEAGDDIDDLMLLCHADVTTKNEYKKKKYRENFDLVKQKLKDVEERDHLRNWQPPIDGEDIMKTFGIGPGRFVGIIKNAIREAILEGDIPNSKQEAFSFMVEKGKSLGLTQVL encoded by the coding sequence ATGAGTGAGAATTTAAGTCATCCCATTTTTCCTATAATTAAAGAATTGGCCCAAACAGAGCAAGTCGCTTGCTTTGTAATTGGCGGATATGTGCGTGATAGAATAATGGGTCGCCCATTTAAAGACGATATTGATATCCTTGTTTTAGGAAGTGGAATTGATTTTGCCAATAAATTGGGAGAAAAGCTTAACACCAAAGTTGCTGTTTATAAATCATTTGGCACAGCAATGTTAGTCTATCAGGGTCTTCAAGTAGAGTTTGTTGGTGCGAGAAAAGAATCCTATAGAAAGGATTCGAGGAAGCCTATTGTAGAAGATGGCACTCTTGAGGATGACCAAAATCGTCGTGATTTCACCATTAATGCTATGGCATTTTCATTGAACAGTGCAAATTATGGTGAGCTGGTGGATCCATTCAATGGAGTTGAGGACATTAAAAACAGGATAATCAGGACCCCTTTGGCACCAGATATTACGTTTTCTGACGATCCATTACGAATGATGCGTGCTATTCGATTTGCGACACAGCTGAATTTCAGGATTGAAGCCCAAGCACTTAATGCTATCAGCGAACAGGCAGATCGCATTCAAATTATCTCTAAAGAAAGAATTGCAGACGAACTGAATAAAATTATTCTAGCTGAAAAACCTTCTATCGGGTTTAAGTATTTATTTGATACTGGACTTCTGGAGAAGATATTTCCTGCAATGTATGATTTACATGGAGTAGAATACATTGACGGGAAAGGGCATAAGGACAATTTTTATCATACTTTGGAAGTTCTGGATAATGTTGCTGAAATGTCTTCAGACCTGTGGTTGAGATGGGCTGCTATCATGCATGATATTGCTAAACCTGCTACGAAAAGGTTTGACAAGAAAATTGGGTGGACGTTTCATGGGCATGAAGACAGAGGAGCTAAAATGGTTCCCAAGCTGTTTGCAGATTTGAAGCTGCCTTTGAATGAGAAGATGAAGTTTGTTCAGAAACTTGTCCTACTTCATTTAAGGCCAATAGTATTGGTGAAGGATATAGTTACAGACTCTGCGGTAAGAAGGTTGCTATTTGAAGCTGGGGATGATATTGATGATTTGATGTTGCTATGCCATGCAGATGTAACAACAAAGAATGAATATAAGAAGAAGAAATATAGGGAGAATTTCGACTTAGTAAAACAGAAGTTGAAAGATGTTGAGGAGAGGGATCATTTAAGAAATTGGCAGCCTCCAATTGATGGGGAAGATATCATGAAAACATTTGGCATTGGGCCAGGTCGATTTGTTGGTATTATAAAGAATGCTATCCGTGAAGCCATCTTAGAAGGGGATATTCCAAATTCCAAACAGGAAGCCTTCAGTTTCATGGTAGAAAAGGGTAAAAGCTTGGGTTTAACTCAAGTTTTATAG
- a CDS encoding IS1096 element passenger TnpR family protein, protein MAIYRFRITFEDYEDVYREIDMPSKSTFLDLHREIQKTTGYDTERSSSFYVSNDQWKKGIEIAYLPNDRKKANGVLNVEEIRLSKFIDDPHQKFYYTYNFDRPYDFHVELIKILKEEDGKEYPALFKKIGEAPRNLTAANFPISPDDDDEDEFVAEEGEEYGVDEEDDYDMFDDEEGEESEGGESNNSKEEDY, encoded by the coding sequence ATGGCGATTTACAGATTTAGAATAACTTTTGAAGACTACGAAGATGTTTATAGAGAAATAGATATGCCTTCTAAAAGTACTTTTTTGGATTTACACAGAGAGATTCAAAAAACTACGGGTTATGATACTGAGCGTTCATCCTCATTTTATGTAAGCAATGATCAATGGAAAAAAGGGATTGAGATTGCTTATTTGCCAAATGATAGAAAAAAAGCAAATGGGGTTTTGAATGTTGAAGAGATCCGTTTAAGTAAATTTATTGATGATCCACATCAAAAATTCTATTATACGTATAATTTCGACCGTCCTTATGATTTTCACGTTGAACTAATCAAGATTTTAAAAGAAGAAGATGGCAAGGAATATCCTGCGCTTTTCAAGAAAATTGGCGAGGCTCCGAGAAATTTAACAGCAGCGAATTTCCCTATCAGCCCAGATGATGACGATGAAGATGAATTTGTAGCAGAAGAGGGTGAAGAATATGGAGTGGATGAAGAGGATGATTACGATATGTTTGATGATGAGGAAGGGGAAGAGTCTGAAGGTGGAGAATCAAATAATTCAAAAGAAGAAGATTATTAA
- the miaA gene encoding tRNA (adenosine(37)-N6)-dimethylallyltransferase MiaA, with translation MSKKKTLIVVVGPTAVGKTALAIDLANHFKTSIISADSRQFYREMSIGTAKPSVEELAQAQHYFIDSHSISEEYSAGDFEREALGCLEDLFENNKIVIAVGGSGLFVRALTEGLDDLPKAPEGVRNSLNNWFKEEGLEPLKKKLQEIDPSYYSKSDIDNPQRVIRAIEVYEATGKPISHFMTNQKSQRDFEVLTIGLNMDREKLYERINLRVDLMMEAGLLEEVKSLEEFRHKPALLTVGYAELFEYLDSKISLEDAISQIKQNSRRYAKRQITWFKKYGNTNWFQPGETKEIMEFIEETIKEK, from the coding sequence ATGAGTAAAAAGAAAACTTTGATTGTTGTTGTAGGTCCTACAGCTGTTGGTAAAACAGCTTTAGCGATCGATCTTGCCAATCATTTTAAAACATCGATTATTTCTGCAGATTCAAGACAATTCTATCGAGAAATGAGCATTGGAACCGCAAAGCCTTCGGTTGAGGAACTTGCTCAAGCTCAGCATTATTTTATCGATTCACATTCCATTTCAGAAGAATATTCCGCTGGGGATTTCGAACGTGAGGCATTAGGCTGTTTGGAAGATCTATTTGAAAACAACAAAATAGTTATTGCTGTAGGTGGTTCAGGTTTGTTTGTGCGGGCATTAACAGAAGGATTGGATGACCTGCCAAAAGCTCCTGAAGGAGTTCGAAATTCTTTGAACAATTGGTTTAAGGAAGAAGGGTTGGAACCTTTGAAAAAAAAATTACAAGAGATAGACCCCTCTTATTATTCCAAATCGGATATTGACAACCCTCAACGTGTTATTCGGGCAATCGAGGTTTATGAAGCAACAGGAAAGCCCATTTCCCATTTTATGACCAATCAAAAATCACAAAGAGATTTTGAGGTTTTGACCATTGGCTTAAATATGGATCGGGAAAAATTATATGAGCGTATTAATCTCCGCGTAGATCTAATGATGGAAGCTGGGCTCCTAGAAGAGGTAAAATCATTAGAAGAATTCCGACATAAACCAGCTTTACTCACTGTAGGATATGCTGAATTATTTGAATATTTAGATTCTAAAATTTCCCTTGAGGATGCAATCTCTCAGATAAAGCAAAATTCAAGAAGGTATGCCAAAAGGCAGATAACTTGGTTTAAGAAGTATGGAAATACGAATTGGTTTCAACCAGGTGAAACAAAGGAGATAATGGAGTTTATCGAAGAAACTATAAAAGAAAAATAG
- a CDS encoding glycoside hydrolase family 2 protein: MNKFLFKQSLYISIGLLISQVSLGQSRIQKSFNEGWKFYKANNSTFFTDFENGQKYFENQGQWTKLEVWEDIQLPHTYNKTDMQLDRNFFEGKAVYQKSYTASPEDKNRRTFLKFEGVGAVAQLFVNGNYIGEHKGGYSMFAFEITNSIDYEKENTITVVADNKSRKDIIPINHFLFPVYGGIYRPVHIITTNKTNFVVTDQAAPGIFIKQKNVSAKSAEIHVEAKIETKEKHTQNADLVIEIKDMAGKTILTEKQAISVSPQGVTYVNEIINMKSPHLWDGIKDPYLYSLTAKLVSNGKELDVVKQPLGVRHVELIAGKGVFLNGKKYPMYGVTRHQDREGFGSALSFEQHKEDLMLIKEMGATTIRLAHYQQSPDVYSLADSIGFLTWAEIPFVNRVSYYENDNAKQQMSELVKQNFNHPAIYIWGVHNEVYSKTADEQVPVLSRELNDIAKTLDPDRYTVAVTGL, from the coding sequence ATGAACAAATTCTTATTTAAACAAAGTTTATACATTTCAATTGGTCTTTTGATTAGTCAAGTTTCACTTGGGCAGTCGAGGATTCAGAAATCGTTTAATGAGGGTTGGAAATTTTACAAAGCAAACAATTCCACATTTTTCACTGATTTCGAAAATGGCCAAAAATATTTTGAAAATCAGGGCCAATGGACGAAGCTTGAAGTCTGGGAAGACATTCAACTTCCACATACTTATAACAAAACCGATATGCAGCTTGACCGTAATTTTTTTGAAGGCAAGGCTGTTTATCAAAAATCATATACTGCATCTCCAGAGGATAAAAACAGGAGAACATTTCTGAAGTTTGAAGGAGTTGGGGCTGTAGCTCAGCTTTTTGTTAATGGTAATTATATTGGTGAGCATAAGGGTGGTTATTCTATGTTTGCTTTTGAAATTACGAATTCAATAGATTATGAGAAGGAGAATACGATTACGGTTGTTGCAGATAATAAATCGAGGAAAGACATTATTCCTATCAATCATTTTTTGTTTCCAGTATACGGAGGAATTTACAGACCTGTACATATCATAACGACTAATAAGACAAATTTTGTTGTCACAGACCAGGCAGCACCGGGTATATTCATTAAACAAAAAAATGTATCCGCTAAGTCTGCTGAAATCCATGTAGAAGCTAAAATAGAAACCAAGGAAAAGCACACCCAAAACGCAGACCTTGTCATTGAGATTAAAGATATGGCTGGTAAAACCATATTAACTGAAAAACAGGCTATCTCAGTTTCTCCACAAGGTGTAACTTATGTAAATGAAATAATAAACATGAAATCGCCGCATTTGTGGGATGGGATTAAGGATCCATATTTATATTCTTTAACGGCGAAGTTAGTTTCCAATGGTAAGGAGCTTGATGTTGTAAAACAACCTCTGGGTGTAAGGCATGTTGAATTAATTGCAGGCAAAGGTGTTTTTTTAAATGGCAAAAAATATCCAATGTATGGCGTGACGAGACATCAGGATCGTGAAGGTTTTGGTTCTGCACTGAGCTTTGAGCAGCATAAGGAAGATTTGATGTTGATTAAAGAAATGGGAGCTACCACAATTCGTCTGGCACATTATCAGCAATCTCCTGATGTTTATTCTTTAGCTGATTCCATAGGGTTTTTGACATGGGCTGAAATTCCATTTGTAAACCGTGTGTCTTACTATGAAAATGATAATGCTAAACAGCAGATGTCAGAATTGGTAAAACAGAATTTCAACCATCCTGCAATTTATATATGGGGTGTTCACAATGAAGTTTATTCAAAGACTGCTGATGAACAAGTTCCTGTATTATCTAGAGAGTTGAATGACATTGCAAAAACGTTGGACCCAGATCGATATACTGTTGCTGTGACCGGTTTATAA
- a CDS encoding alpha-L-fucosidase, whose protein sequence is MKKIFKYSVLSALTVLSCQLANAQWTGPKVKPTEKKEVKYGTLTPKHRTDPAMEKFRDYGLGQFIHWGLYAIPGNEWEGVSARKGAAASEWIRTWSGETAPKDWKKTYDNLYKKFDPKDFDANAWAKQAKDMGAKYMIFTTKHHDGFALWPTKYSDYNITKSPYKKDIVKEVVDAYTAQGIDVYLYFSVLEWNNPDYLTKEPQTEEEKKKYNKFLQYTKNQLMELLDLYPEIKGFWFDGTWDQSWVKAYDFTYNLEKELRAKHPGLIIGSRFRNDEFGKRHFDSNGEILGDYEQGWERKLPQEYEWLDGNDWDAVMTIPPNGWGYMKDWSGLYTKTTDDLLDMLMQTVSMNGNFVLNFGPDGNGLMHPEEDIIAKELGDWMKVNAEAVYGVRHVDLPKTKLGYYTQKDKNLYLTVFNRPVHNIARIAVPKKSTEVPIKAVLLANGQELKVSHSDIGLDLDKNTYYDVIIPSDFQSNRAFVIKMELGQPSKSSEKLMDAKM, encoded by the coding sequence ATGAAAAAGATATTTAAATACTCCGTGCTTTCTGCTCTTACTGTGCTATCATGCCAATTAGCAAATGCTCAATGGACAGGTCCTAAAGTGAAGCCGACGGAGAAAAAGGAAGTCAAGTATGGTACGCTTACTCCAAAGCATCGAACAGACCCAGCTATGGAAAAATTCAGGGATTATGGTCTTGGTCAGTTTATTCATTGGGGACTGTATGCTATACCTGGAAATGAATGGGAGGGCGTTAGTGCAAGAAAAGGTGCTGCTGCTTCAGAATGGATTCGTACATGGAGCGGTGAGACAGCGCCAAAGGATTGGAAGAAGACATATGACAATCTTTATAAGAAATTTGATCCAAAAGATTTTGATGCCAATGCCTGGGCTAAACAAGCTAAGGACATGGGAGCCAAATATATGATCTTTACCACTAAACATCATGACGGTTTCGCATTGTGGCCAACAAAATATTCGGACTACAATATCACTAAATCTCCCTATAAAAAGGATATTGTAAAAGAAGTGGTTGATGCCTATACTGCACAAGGAATCGATGTGTATTTATATTTTTCTGTTTTGGAGTGGAATAATCCTGATTATCTGACAAAAGAACCACAAACCGAGGAGGAAAAGAAAAAATACAATAAGTTTTTGCAGTACACAAAAAATCAATTGATGGAGCTGCTTGACCTGTATCCTGAAATCAAAGGTTTTTGGTTTGATGGAACATGGGATCAGTCTTGGGTGAAGGCATATGATTTTACCTATAATTTGGAGAAGGAATTGCGTGCAAAACATCCAGGTTTGATTATTGGTTCTCGATTTAGGAATGATGAATTCGGCAAACGACATTTTGATAGCAACGGTGAGATCTTGGGAGACTATGAACAAGGGTGGGAGAGAAAACTTCCTCAAGAATATGAATGGTTAGATGGTAATGATTGGGATGCAGTTATGACGATTCCACCAAACGGATGGGGATATATGAAGGATTGGTCTGGACTCTATACCAAAACCACTGATGACCTCTTGGATATGCTCATGCAAACGGTATCCATGAATGGGAATTTTGTTTTAAACTTTGGACCTGATGGCAACGGATTAATGCATCCGGAAGAAGATATAATCGCTAAAGAATTAGGCGATTGGATGAAGGTGAATGCTGAGGCTGTATATGGTGTCAGACATGTTGACCTTCCTAAAACCAAGCTAGGATATTATACTCAAAAAGATAAAAATCTATACCTAACGGTATTCAATAGACCAGTACATAATATTGCACGAATTGCAGTACCTAAGAAATCTACAGAAGTTCCAATAAAGGCAGTTTTATTGGCAAACGGGCAAGAATTGAAGGTTTCGCATTCAGATATTGGTTTGGATTTGGATAAAAACACTTATTACGATGTGATTATTCCAAGTGATTTCCAATCCAACCGTGCTTTTGTTATTAAAATGGAGCTAGGTCAGCCCTCAAAGTCTTCTGAGAAGCTGATGGATGCAAAAATGTAA
- a CDS encoding RagB/SusD family nutrient uptake outer membrane protein, which translates to MPLIIKTLLPDDPEVFAPRASREDIINLILNDLDIAVKNLRTHEELIAAKEYGRISKTGALAFKARVALFEGTRAKFHKYGDAKKYLTMARDAAKEVMDSKQHALFSQSKIESNGQRTDNAYYNLFQQAGEGSTNKENIIVRQYGVNRENSVSSTAVQRYYEGSNILPTQNFVDNYLMADGLPITKSKLYEEPTKETKYSEYFNKKDPRMSFTIFKTGDEFISSSNYTIPNPRQHRSGYGIRKYANKEFWNLQASYIDKPILRYAEVLLIYAEATYELNESISDADLDQTINLLRARLPQINIGTSELPNFVDMPKLSNDFVNANSLNMREEIRRERLVELAFEGFGYWDQIRWKTAEVEMKKPLIGSYLFTEFLTTTGEKWAANTPVNSKNYIILQDANLRKFDPAKDYLWPIPTNQIAINPKIEQNPNW; encoded by the coding sequence GTGCCATTGATAATAAAAACATTATTGCCAGATGACCCTGAAGTTTTTGCACCAAGAGCTTCTCGTGAAGATATTATAAATCTGATACTTAATGATTTGGACATTGCTGTGAAAAATTTAAGAACTCATGAAGAATTGATTGCAGCAAAAGAATACGGAAGGATTTCAAAAACAGGAGCATTAGCTTTTAAAGCCAGAGTAGCTTTATTCGAAGGTACAAGAGCAAAATTCCATAAATACGGAGATGCTAAAAAATACTTGACAATGGCGCGTGACGCAGCAAAAGAAGTTATGGACTCAAAGCAACACGCTCTTTTTTCACAGTCAAAGATCGAAAGTAACGGACAAAGAACTGACAATGCTTATTACAATCTATTCCAACAAGCAGGAGAAGGTAGCACTAACAAAGAAAATATAATTGTGAGACAATATGGGGTTAATAGGGAGAACAGTGTTTCTAGCACTGCTGTACAACGCTATTATGAAGGAAGTAACATTTTGCCTACACAGAACTTCGTTGACAACTATTTAATGGCTGATGGTTTACCCATTACAAAATCAAAATTATACGAAGAACCAACAAAAGAAACTAAATATTCCGAATACTTCAATAAAAAGGATCCTAGGATGAGTTTCACCATATTTAAAACGGGAGATGAATTTATCTCTAGCAGTAATTATACGATTCCAAATCCAAGGCAACATCGCAGTGGTTACGGAATTCGAAAATATGCCAACAAAGAATTCTGGAACCTACAAGCATCATATATTGACAAACCAATTTTAAGATATGCTGAGGTACTTTTAATTTATGCAGAAGCCACTTATGAGCTTAATGAAAGCATTTCTGACGCTGATTTAGATCAAACTATAAATTTATTAAGAGCGCGACTTCCTCAAATAAATATTGGCACTTCAGAACTGCCTAATTTCGTAGATATGCCAAAATTGAGCAATGATTTTGTAAATGCTAATTCACTAAATATGCGCGAAGAGATACGCAGAGAAAGATTAGTAGAACTTGCTTTTGAAGGCTTCGGCTATTGGGACCAAATCCGTTGGAAAACTGCCGAAGTCGAAATGAAAAAACCGTTAATCGGCAGCTACCTATTTACTGAATTCTTAACGACAACAGGAGAGAAATGGGCAGCAAATACACCAGTAAACAGCAAGAACTATATTATTCTTCAAGATGCCAATCTTCGAAAGTTTGATCCTGCAAAAGATTATTTATGGCCTATTCCGACAAATCAGATTGCGATCAATCCAAAGATTGAGCAAAACCCTAATTGGTAA
- a CDS encoding RagB/SusD family nutrient uptake outer membrane protein codes for MKKRFIYLLIGSLIFTGVSSCEVDEIPETSMSDANYWNTVNDLKMAANFFYTTLPGLTSDDVAEDVWSSYGYSNSGSGTGISDGSRATPATSGDYNYYNIFQANKLLENAPNVIEKGGTEKEVNWYVGEAHFFRAMYYYEMFKTLWRRAIDNKNIIAR; via the coding sequence ATGAAAAAGAGATTTATATATTTATTAATAGGCTCCTTGATTTTTACAGGGGTGAGCTCTTGCGAAGTTGATGAAATACCTGAAACTTCAATGAGTGATGCAAATTACTGGAATACAGTAAATGATTTAAAAATGGCCGCAAATTTTTTCTACACGACTCTTCCAGGATTGACTTCCGATGATGTAGCTGAAGATGTTTGGTCGAGTTATGGATATTCAAATAGTGGATCAGGGACCGGCATTAGCGATGGATCAAGGGCAACACCAGCGACCAGTGGTGACTATAACTATTACAACATTTTTCAAGCAAATAAACTTCTTGAAAATGCACCCAACGTGATTGAGAAAGGAGGAACTGAAAAAGAAGTAAATTGGTATGTAGGAGAAGCTCATTTCTTCCGTGCAATGTATTATTATGAAATGTTCAAAACGCTTTGGAGGCGTGCCATTGATAATAAAAACATTATTGCCAGATGA